One window from the genome of Kryptolebias marmoratus isolate JLee-2015 linkage group LG1, ASM164957v2, whole genome shotgun sequence encodes:
- the serpind1 gene encoding heparin cofactor 2: MWVITIISVACLLASPSLAGIKDLSTHFSDPKPNPRGLEPGAEVDVEAIPLEFHKENTVTNDLVFDGFEDEDYIDFDKILAAGSDDYIEGDEIDEIATPAPDIDIFAEPSDPKIRRARLLRLFHGRSRLQRLNIVNAHFGFNLYRSLRNEVNQTDNILLAPAGISIAMGMMSLGAGSETHDQIYKALGFADFVNASHHYENATVHKLFRKLTHRLFRRNFGYTLRSVNDVYIKKNVSIKDTFRAETKSYYFAEPQSVDFREPAFLNKANRRIEKLTKGLIREPLKSVDPNMVLMLLNYLYFKGTWEQKFPKEMTYYRYFRVNEKTNVRVPMMTNKANYLAAADHELECDVLQLPYTGSISMLIALPRKITGMRTLEQEISPTVVNKWLKNMTNRTREVSLPRFKLEQNYDLIENLKKMGLTDISQESGDFSRMTSEKVTMNWLKHQGTITVNEEGTEAAALTQVGFMPLSSQIRFVVDHPFLFLIYEHRTDCLIFMGRVVNPSQN; this comes from the exons ATGTGGGTCATCACAATCATTTCTGTGGCCTGTCTGTTGGCCAGTCCATCCCTGGCTGGCATCAAAGACCTCAGCACTCACTTCAGTGACCCCAAACCAAACCCCAGAGGCTTAGAACCAGGCGCTGAAGTGGATGTAGAGGCCATTCCCCTGGAGttccacaaagaaaacactgtCACTAACGACCTTGTTTTCGACGGCTTTGAGGATGAAGATTATATTGATTTTGATAAGATCCTGGCTGCAGGCAGTGATGATTACAT TGAGGGGGATGAGATCGATGAGATAGCCACACCAGCGCCTGACATCGACATCTTCGCTGAACCGTCCGATCCAAAGATTCGCCGAGCCAGACTCTTACGGCTCTTCCACGGTCGATCTCGCCTTCAGCGCCTCAACATCGTGAATGCTCACTTTGGGTTTAACCTGTACCGAAGTCTTCGTAACGAAGTAAACCAGACTGACAACATCCTGCTAGCACCTGCTGGAATCTCCATCGCCATGGGGATGATGTCTTTAGGAGCGGGATCTGAAACTCACGATCAGATCTACAAAGCTTTGGGATTCGCCGACTTTGTTAACGCTAGCCATCATTACGAAAACGCGACGGTGCATAAGCTCTTCAGGAAGCTGACCCACAGGCTTTTCAGGAGGAACTTTGGTTACACGCTCCGATCTGTAAATGATGTctacataaagaaaaatgtctccaTCAAAGACACCTTCCGTGCAGAAACAAAATCTTACTACTTTGCCGAGCCGCAGTCCGTCGACTTCAGAGAGCCAGCCTTCCTGAACAAGGCCAACCGTCGCATAGAAAAACTGACCAAGGGGCTGATCAGGGAACCACTGAAGAGTGTGGATCCAAACATGGTACTGATGCTACTTAACTACCTGTACTTCAAAG GGACGTGGGAACAGAAATTCCCAAAAGAAATGACTTACTACAGATACTTCCGAGTTAACGAAAAGACAAATGTGCGTGTGCCAATGATGACGAACAAGGCGAACTACCTGGCAGCCGCCGACCACGAACTGGAATGTGATGTCCTACAG CTCCCGTACACAGGAAGCATCAGTATGCTCATTGCTTTGCCAAGGAAGATCACTGGGATGAGAACCTTGGAGCAAGAGATCTCACCAACGGTTGTCAACAAGTGGCTCAAAAACATGACGAACAG GACTCGTGAGGTCTCGTTACCTCGGTTCAAACTGGAGCAAAACTACGACCTGAttgaaaatctgaagaaaatgGGCCTCACTGACATCTCCCAGGAGAGTGGAGATTTCAGTAGAATGACTTCAGAAAAAGTCACCATGAACTGG CTGAAGCACCAGGGAACCATCACTGTGAATGAAGAGggaacagaagctgctgctctgaCCCAAGTGGGCTTCATGCCACTCTCCTCTCAGATCCGCTTCGTTGTGGACCACCCATTCCTCTTCCTGATCTACGAGCACCGCACTGACTGCCTCATCTTCATGGGCCGGGTAGTGAATCCCTCACAGAACTGA